One window from the genome of Mauremys mutica isolate MM-2020 ecotype Southern chromosome 4, ASM2049712v1, whole genome shotgun sequence encodes:
- the CCDC198 gene encoding uncharacterized protein CCDC198 isoform X2, whose product MADAPQKLEPADLPQVIASEKLLRQQEGAAARKAKELEKRVQTAKYTSGRRQHLHKLQMLEMNRKREEMNHLQSQEALKRSLHREEKTNKQKTRELKAKKVLETLQRNNCSEGEDLVPIEHDQTFNGDQGNTWDGEFLERHEMAESYPSQNSKVEMWFVKHQEPQDLFWDSSSTDSDDWRREERKLGRRPALVRTKTERIPLFDEFFDKEF is encoded by the exons AAGCTGGAACCCGCTGACCTGCCACAAGTAATCGCTTCCGAAAAGCTCCTCAGGCAGCAGGAAGGGGCAGCGGCCCGAAAAGCAAAG GAGCTGGAGAAGCGAGTGCAAACTGCAAAATATACGTCTGGAAGACGACAGCACTTACACAAGCTGCAGATGTTAGAAATGAACCGCAAGCGAGAAGAG ATGAATCATTTACAAAGCCAGGAGGCACTGAAGAGAAGTCTCCACAGGGAGgaaaaaaccaacaaacaaaaaacgaGGGAGCTCAAGGCTAAGAAAGTCCTCGAAACTCTTCAGAGAAACAATTGCTCTGAAGGTGAAGACCTTGTCCCCATTGAGCATGATCAAACTTTTAATGGAGACCAGG GAAATACATGGGATGGAGAATTCTTGGAGCGACACGAGATGGCTGAATCCTATCCCAGCCAGAACAGTAAAGTGGAAATGTGGTTCGTAAAGCACCAGGAGCCACAAGATCTATTTTGGGACAGCTCTAGCACTGACTCGGAtgactggagaagagaagagagaaagcTGGGTCGCAGACCTGCACTAGTGAGAACCAAGACGGAGAGAATCCCTCTGTTTGATGAGTTCTTTGATAAGGAATTCTAA